The following are encoded in a window of Geobacter metallireducens GS-15 genomic DNA:
- the trpB gene encoding tryptophan synthase subunit beta — protein sequence MKLPDKQGHFGQFGGRYVPETLMPALLELEKAYNHYKNDREFKEEFDYYLRQYVGRPNPLYFAEKLTQKLGGAKIYLKREDLNHTGAHKVNNTIGQGLLAKRMGKKRVIAETGAGQHGVATATIAALFGMECEVFMGEEDIRRQALNVFRMKLLGAKVTPVTAGTATLKDAMNEAMRNWVTYIHNTFYVIGTVAGPHPYPVMVRDFQSVIGREAKAQHKKIEGRLPDVLVACVGGGSNALGLFYPFLNDREVRMVGVEAAGHGIASGAHAAPLCAGTVGVLHGNKTYLLQDEFGQIANAHSVSAGLDYPGVGPEHAWLKDSRRAEYVSVTDDEALEAFTLLTREEGIMPALESSHAIAHVVKLAPTLPREQTIVACLSGRGDKDIHTVADAMGVQF from the coding sequence ATGAAATTACCCGACAAACAGGGCCACTTCGGCCAGTTCGGCGGCCGTTACGTGCCGGAAACCCTCATGCCGGCGCTCCTGGAGCTGGAGAAGGCCTACAACCACTACAAGAACGACCGCGAGTTCAAGGAGGAGTTCGACTACTACCTCCGCCAGTACGTGGGGCGCCCCAATCCCCTCTACTTTGCCGAGAAGCTCACGCAAAAGCTGGGGGGCGCGAAGATCTACCTCAAGCGCGAGGACCTGAACCACACCGGTGCCCACAAGGTGAACAATACCATCGGCCAGGGGCTTCTGGCCAAGCGGATGGGGAAGAAACGGGTCATTGCCGAGACCGGTGCCGGCCAGCACGGGGTGGCCACGGCCACCATTGCGGCCCTCTTCGGCATGGAGTGCGAGGTCTTCATGGGGGAGGAGGATATCCGGCGCCAGGCCCTGAACGTCTTCCGGATGAAGCTCCTGGGGGCGAAGGTTACGCCGGTGACCGCCGGCACCGCCACCCTCAAGGACGCCATGAACGAGGCCATGCGGAACTGGGTGACCTACATCCACAACACCTTCTACGTGATCGGCACCGTGGCGGGACCCCACCCCTATCCGGTGATGGTCCGCGACTTCCAGTCGGTCATCGGCCGGGAGGCCAAGGCCCAGCACAAGAAGATCGAGGGAAGGTTGCCGGATGTTCTCGTTGCCTGCGTCGGCGGCGGCAGCAATGCCCTGGGGCTCTTCTACCCGTTCCTCAATGACCGGGAGGTCCGGATGGTGGGGGTGGAGGCCGCGGGCCACGGCATCGCCTCCGGAGCCCACGCGGCGCCGCTCTGCGCCGGGACGGTCGGCGTTCTCCACGGCAACAAGACCTACCTCCTCCAGGATGAGTTCGGCCAGATAGCCAATGCCCACTCCGTTTCCGCCGGCCTTGATTACCCCGGCGTTGGCCCCGAGCACGCCTGGCTCAAGGATTCCAGGCGGGCCGAGTATGTGTCGGTCACCGACGATGAGGCCCTGGAGGCCTTCACGCTCCTGACCCGGGAGGAGGGGATCATGCCGGCCCTGGAGTCGTCCCACGCCATCGCCCACGTGGTGAAGCTGGCGCCGACACTGCCGAGGGAGCAGACCATCGTCGCCTGCCTCTCCGGCCGGGGGGACAAGGATATTCACACGGTGGCCGACGCCATGGGGGTACAGTTTTAG
- a CDS encoding ISL3-like element ISGme6 family transposase: protein MLIKTVLNKFERFKSFIYGDCRLAKVGGSEALVIDIKARRNSKPECPECGKRGKTYDTQPARLFEYVPIWAFKVFFRYAPRRVLCPIHGVKVESLPWGYGKEQMTISYQVYLARWARRLSWKEVAEIFKTSWDSIFRAVQYAVDYGLANRNLDGVTEIGVDEIAVFKGHQYLTMVYQLNAGVRRLLWCGPQRRIRTLLRFFREFGKERSAKLKYVCSDMWAPYLKVIAKRAPNAVNILDRFHIMRKFNEAIDEVRRTEAKEFKAAKQENVLEKGRWLLLKRPENLSEKQTSRLGDLLKLNLSSIKAYLLREDFQQFWDYQRSDFAGKFLDDWVIRTMQTDLEPMKKVARMLRNHKPMILNWFKAKGRLSSGAVEGLNLKAKLTIRKAYGFRTIKCLQVALYHTLGDLPEPLCHHRFC, encoded by the coding sequence ATGCTTATCAAGACTGTACTGAACAAGTTCGAGCGTTTCAAGTCCTTCATTTACGGAGATTGCCGACTGGCGAAAGTCGGCGGCTCAGAAGCACTGGTCATTGACATCAAGGCTCGTCGCAACAGCAAGCCCGAATGCCCGGAATGTGGCAAGCGAGGCAAGACATACGACACGCAACCGGCCCGACTGTTCGAGTATGTGCCGATCTGGGCGTTCAAGGTCTTCTTTCGCTACGCTCCCCGTCGGGTTCTGTGCCCAATCCATGGGGTAAAGGTTGAATCCCTCCCCTGGGGGTATGGCAAAGAGCAAATGACGATCTCGTACCAGGTCTATCTTGCCCGGTGGGCTCGGCGACTCTCCTGGAAGGAAGTTGCCGAAATCTTTAAGACCAGTTGGGACAGCATCTTTCGGGCGGTGCAGTATGCTGTCGATTACGGCCTGGCAAACAGAAACCTTGATGGCGTTACGGAAATCGGTGTTGATGAAATTGCCGTCTTCAAGGGCCATCAGTATCTTACGATGGTCTATCAGCTCAATGCCGGCGTCAGGCGTCTTCTCTGGTGTGGTCCGCAACGTCGGATAAGAACGCTACTGCGCTTCTTTCGGGAATTCGGCAAAGAACGCAGCGCCAAGCTCAAGTATGTCTGCAGCGACATGTGGGCACCGTATCTCAAGGTTATCGCCAAGCGGGCACCCAATGCCGTGAACATCCTCGACCGCTTCCACATCATGCGGAAGTTTAACGAAGCGATTGACGAGGTTCGGCGCACCGAAGCCAAGGAGTTCAAGGCCGCCAAGCAGGAGAACGTCCTGGAAAAGGGCCGTTGGTTGCTGCTGAAACGGCCGGAAAATCTGTCCGAGAAGCAGACGTCACGATTGGGAGATTTGCTCAAGCTCAACCTCTCATCAATCAAGGCATATCTGCTGCGCGAGGACTTTCAGCAGTTCTGGGACTACCAGCGGTCTGACTTTGCTGGCAAGTTCCTCGACGACTGGGTCATCAGGACAATGCAAACTGACCTGGAACCGATGAAGAAGGTTGCCAGGATGTTACGCAACCACAAACCGATGATTCTCAACTGGTTCAAGGCAAAAGGCCGACTTTCCAGCGGCGCGGTAGAGGGTCTGAACCTCAAAGCAAAACTGACTATCAGAAAAGCGTACGGTTTCCGAACCATCAAGTGCCTGCAAGTGGCGCTATATCACACACTTGGCGACTTGCCAGAACCCCTGTGTCACCACAGATTCTGCTAA
- a CDS encoding VOC family protein, producing MDKPAKNTICLWYDGDAEDAAWFYAQTFPDSSVGAVYRAPGDFPSGKKGDVLTVEFTVMGIPCLGLNGGPEVKHNEAFSFQVATVDQAETDRYWNAIVGNGGQESVCGWCKDKWGVSWQITPIALTKAVTDPDTATAKRAFDAMMQMKKIDIAAIEAARRG from the coding sequence ATGGACAAGCCAGCAAAGAACACGATTTGTCTTTGGTACGATGGCGACGCCGAGGACGCGGCGTGGTTTTACGCCCAGACCTTTCCTGATTCGTCTGTCGGCGCGGTGTACCGCGCACCGGGAGACTTTCCGTCGGGGAAGAAAGGGGACGTGCTGACCGTCGAGTTTACGGTGATGGGCATCCCGTGCCTCGGGCTCAACGGCGGACCTGAGGTCAAGCACAACGAAGCGTTCTCGTTTCAGGTCGCAACCGTTGACCAGGCCGAAACGGATCGCTACTGGAACGCGATCGTCGGCAACGGCGGCCAGGAGAGCGTGTGCGGCTGGTGCAAGGACAAATGGGGAGTGTCCTGGCAGATTACGCCGATCGCCCTGACGAAGGCGGTCACTGATCCCGATACCGCCACCGCCAAACGCGCGTTCGATGCGATGATGCAGATGAAAAAGATCGACATCGCCGCAATTGAGGCGGCGCGCCGCGGTTGA